The following are encoded together in the Lathyrus oleraceus cultivar Zhongwan6 chromosome 3, CAAS_Psat_ZW6_1.0, whole genome shotgun sequence genome:
- the LOC127126147 gene encoding F-box protein SKIP17: MDTVEEVEIPIPSSSSSSSSSSSSSMAKRPCPSQNPRMEVENLLDEFLSLSDRPSLSLDLSLENLLQSMPPDSDLIDRALRMGSLLLDAAKHSSRKRSSNHNSIVWPFPPDLTFKIFSMLDTQSLCYVSAACSFFSKCAKDPLCYQNIDLTTLVPKVNNAVVATMIQRAGKALRSLKLGVVPATVCSPGFCQPLVSTVRKAIVEAPNFSWNDKRSRQGRESSILTRCCLNPLSAEGGAPGALLRKLHLYNIERMDNTSLCCALSACPSLLDLEIVGIHVELRQTLMSVSANCHLIERLFFESSRTGRDDSLKAQTCSELVNNCPHLSSLSLRGFKLHDCKVRILVKGFRKLKYVDFSTSYSITGNFLRNLGSGNGGNLLEVLILRDCMHLKEMEVARMLTAILEGDFKFLIHLDISNREGLACEADWYHRCYNSSIMPIKQVLEARPDMRVVAEYPSEGSYVETFDTDMTSDISLLSQLSSPTSDGSIFMSTSEGSYNSDHGSGNEEGQDAVIYGESSDEDNNLSL, from the exons ATGGATACGGTTGAGGAAGTTGAGATTCCAATtccatcttcatcatcatcatcatcatcatcatcatcatcatcaatgGCGAAGAGACCTTGTCCATCTCAAAACCCTAGAATGGAGGTCGAAAATCTCCTCGACGAGTTTCTCTCTCTTTCTGACCGTCCTTCTCTCTCCCTCGATCTCTCCTTAGAGAATCTTCTTCAATCAATGCCTCCAGACTCCGATCTCATCGATCGCGCTCTTAGAATGGGTTCTCTCCTTCTCGATGCTGCCAAACATTCCTCTCGCAAACGCTCTTCCAACCACAATTCAATCGTCTGGCCTTTCCCTCCTGACCTCACCTTCAAG ATCTTCTCGATGCTTGATACTCAGAGCCTGTGCTATGTATCTGCTGCTTGTTCATTTTTTAGCAAATGTGCTAAAGATCCTTTGTGCTATCAGAATATTGATTTGACAACACTTGTTCCTAAGGTTAACAATGCAGTAGTTGCTACTATGATTCAGCGAGCTGGAAAGGCACTAAG GTCTCTTAAACTTGGTGTTGTCCCTGCTACTGTTTGTTCTCCTGGATTTTGTCAACCATTAGTTTCTACCGTCAGAAAAGCTATTGTAGAGGCGCCTAACTTTTCATGGAATGATAAGAGGTCTCGTCAAGGGCGAGAATCATCCATTCTTACAAGATGCTGTTTAAATCCTTTAAGTGCGGAGGGTGGTGCACCGGG GGCTCTTTTGAGAAAGTTACACCTATACAACATTGAGAGGATGGACAACACATCCCTTTGTTGTGCATTGTCAGCATGCCCTTCTCTCCTTGATCTGGAAATTGTTGGAAT CCATGTTGAACTGAGGCAAACTCTAATGTCAGTAAGTGCAAACTGCCACTTGATTGAGCGTTTGTTTTTCGAGTCTTCCAGAACAG GTAGAGATGACAGCTTGAAAGCGCAAACCTGTTCTGAGCTAGTAAACAATTGTCCTCATCTAAGCTCTTTATCTCTTCGAGGGTTTAAGCTACATGATTGTAAAGTTCGCATACTGGTTAAG GGATTTCGGAAACTGAAATATGTTGATTTTtcaacatcatattcaatcaCTGGAAATTTCTTAAG AAACCTTGGAAGCGGCAATGGTGGAAATTTGCTTGAGGTCTTAATTTTAAGGGATTGCATGCATCTCAAAGAG ATGGAAGTTGCTAGGATGTTGACAGCAATTCTTGAAGGAGATTTCAAATTTCTTATACATCTT GACATATCCAACAGGGAAGGCTTAGCATGTGAGGCTGACTGGTATCACAGGTGCTACAACTCTAG CATTATGCCTATTAAGCAGGTTTTGGAAGCAAGGCCTGATATGCGTGTGGTGGCTGAATATCCATCAGAAGGAAG CTATGTCGAGACATTTGATACTGATATGACTAGTGATATAAGTCTGTTATCACAACTTAGCAGCCCCACATCAGATGGATCAATTTTTATGAGTACATCTGAAGGCAGCTACAACAGCGATCATGGTAGTGGAAATGAGGAAGGACAAGATGCGGTGATTTATGGGGAAAGTTCTGATGAAGACAATAATCTGAGCCTGTAA